In Pyrus communis chromosome 1, drPyrComm1.1, whole genome shotgun sequence, the following are encoded in one genomic region:
- the LOC137714064 gene encoding uncharacterized protein, translated as MKRKQACRGRGRPRKNPNVVSERVVSERVVSERVVNERENAFLNFVSHNVEEGNNILEYYKTDDEDRNDEEFNPELEIDSGSDSSSMRSEWSDGDQNVSSLDRTVQNLLKRYGEVNHQMANSSKQIDGAQVSPLAVSGSSCRFQNEQESPTHEPRSNKKELGAALAVVRKVMKMDAAVPFNIPVDPIALRLPDYFDVIETPMDFGTICNHLQNGTKYTNSEDVFKDVQYIWENCTNFYSEGNFLLDLMKRVKEKFLKYWAAAGLCGKECGTSNVLPSSNVGKRKTRGPTRNLKLAQIPPGERFEISWKNRRAVGEGSTFFKSECTALVRQTREIPLQVKSWKEIPFDIKKKAFEHVLKRFKVEDHMKWVLDQIHRSYHSYRHHLKKTCYETCETIEEAREKVPPNVAEDDWQYLVNLWSSPEWQVLSKQNRENGSKNNIIHTSGSKSFSQIREEEKNKTGNEPGRTLFWELTHVRPDGLAANPASQEALSKLKRLYAQMAAENSQMTEDEIFVKVFGPERSSRVRGYGDGVTRKELMEPSSSSSSIVSELKRQLEESKQRQEESERKSAAEVQSLKEQLGRVEGLLSEQMSRFEGLLVQLTSHMQPPSQNERPTENQLSRNGRSRTSRPRR; from the exons ATGAAGCGGAAACAAGCGTGCAGGGGGAGGGGACGGCCGCGAAAGAACCCGAATGTGGTGAGTGAAAGAGTGGTGAGTGAGAGGGTGGTGAGTGAGAGAGTGGTCAATGAGAGAGAAAATGCTTTCTTGAATTTTGTAAGTCACAatgttgaagaaggaaataatatTCTTGAGTATTATAAAACTGATGATGAGGACCGCAATGATGAGGAATTTAACCCCGAATTGGAGATTGATTCGGGGAGTGATTCTTCTTCAATGAGGAGTGAATGGTCAGATGGGGATCAAAATGTGAGCTCTTTGGATAGGACAGTGCAGAACTTGCTTAAGAGGTATGGTGAAGTGAATCACCagatggcaaactcatcgaagcAGATTGATGGTGCGCAAGTGAGTCCATTGGCAGTCTCGGGTTCTAGCTGTAGGTTCCAGAATGAGCAAGAATCGCCTACACATGAACCTCGCTCTAACAAGAAAGAATTGGGTGCTGCCCTTGCG gtTGTTAGGAAAGTTATGAAAATGGATGCAGCTGTACCTTTCAACATTCCCGTGGATCCAATAGCTCTGAGGTTACCT GATTACTTTGATGTCATAGAAACACCAATGGATTTTGGAACAATTTGCAACCATCTTCAAAATGGTACAAAGTATACAAACTCGGAGGATGTATTCAAGGACGTCCAATATATTTGGGAGAACTGCACCAACTTTTACAGTGAGGGTAACTTTCTTTTGGACCTTATGAAACGGGTGAAGGAGAAATTCCTGAAATATTGGGCAGCTGCTGGTTTGTGCGGTAAAGAATGTGGGACAAGTAATG TTTTACCAAGCTCTAATGTGGGGAAAAGGAAGACACGAGGACCTACCCGTAACCTTAAACTAGCTCAAATTCCTCCTGGAGAAAGATTCGAAATCAGCTGGAAGAACCGGAGGGCCGTAGGTGAAGGCTCCACGTTTTTCAAATCAGAGTGTACAGCCCTGGTTAGGCAAACACGGGAGATACCCCTACAAGTCAAGTCATGGAAGGAAATCCCATTTGATATTAAAAAGAAGGCATTTGAACATGTCTTG AAGCGTTTCAAAGTTGAAGATCACATGAAATGGGTGTTGGATCAGATTCATAGATCCTACCACAGTTATCGGCATCACCTTAAGAAGACGTGCTATGAAACATGTGAGACGATTGAGGAAGCACGTGAAAAAGTACCACCAAATGTTGCAGAGGATGATTGGCAGTATCTTGTAAATTTGTGGAGCTCACCTGAATGGCAG GTACTTAGTAAGCAAAACAGGGAGAATGGTTCCAAAAATAACATTATTCACACATCTGGCTCCAAGAGTTTCTCGCAAATCCGTGAGGAAGAG AAAAATAAGACTGGAAATGAGCCTGGCCGTACACTTTTCTGGGAACTCACCCATGTGCGGCCTGATGGACTAGCCGCAAATCCAGCTTCACAGGAGGCATTG TCGAAGCTCAAGAGACTTTATGCTCAAATGGCAGCGGAAAACTCACAGATGACTGAAGATGAGATTTTTGTAAAGGTTTTTGGACCTGAGCGTTCATCGAGGGTGCGTGGTTACGGGGATGGTGTAACACGTAAAGAGTTAATGGAGCCATCATCATCGTCGTCGTCTATTGTCAGTGAACTTAAAAGGCAACTTGAGGAATCAAAGCAGCGGCAAGAGGAGTCTGAACGAAAAAGTGCTGCTGAGGTACAGAGCTTGAAAGAGCAACTTGGTCGGGTTGAGGGCTTGCTATCAGAGCAAATGAGTCGGTTTGAAGGTCTACTAGTACAGTTGACTAGTCATATGCAACCCCCTTCCCAGAATGAGAGGCCTACAGAAAATCAACTCTCTCGAAATG GTCGGTCACGGACTTCCCGACCTAGAAGATGA